In the genome of Candidatus Margulisiibacteriota bacterium, the window CGCATGAAGCGGCCGAGCGGCGTGACGCGCGGATCGTTCTTCATCTTGAAGATGTGCCCTGCGACCTCGGAAAGCGGTTCCAGCTGCGGGAACAGCTTGTCGGCGTCCCGGACCATGGAGCGGAACTTGTACATCGGGAAGGTCTGGCCGTCGAGCCCGACCCGCTCCTGGCCGAAGAAGACCGGCCCGGGCGAGGTCAGTTTAACCAAAGCGGCAAAGACCAAAAGGAGCGGCGAGATCGCGATCAGGCCGAGGCTGGAGCAAATGATATCCATCGTTCTTTTCGCCGCCGCGTTAAAGCCTTTCAGGCGGATCTCCGACACGGTCAGGAGCGGCACGCCGGCGATCTCGTCGACGTCGACGCGGCTGGCGATCAATTCCAATATGCCCGGCACGATCTTGAATTCGCAGCCGTACCGCTCGCATTCGGTGATGATATCGAGCACTTTTTCCGCCGGGATCTTGGAGCTGGCGATCAGGACCTCGGCGATCTTTTCCCGCGGGATGATCATCCGGGCATCCCGCAGCACGCCCAGGACGGGGACGCCGTTGTAACTTTGCCCCTGTTTCTGCCGGTCATCGTCCAAGAAACCGGCTACCCGGTAACCGAGGCCCCTATCCCGCAGCAGCTTGGCGGCCAGGGTTTGTCCCATTTCGCCCGCCCCCAGCACCAGCGTGTTCTTCTGTCCCCGGCCGGCGGACCGCAGCAGCCTGACGCCGCTCACCAGCAGGACCCGGAAAAGGGCGAGCAGCAGGAAAGCGATCCACCAGGCGTTGAACACGACCAGGCGGGAGAACCAGAGCTCGCGGTATAAAAAGAGGAAACCGACCAGGACCAGCGAAGAGACGGAAACGCCGATGAACAGGAGCGCGATCTCGTCGACCAGCGCCGTGAACTTCTTGTTCTCGTACAGGCCGATCAGCTTGTTGATCGCCAGCCAAACGATCACGACAAAGACCAGCGTATTGAAGTAGCGTTCGAAGATCGGGATCGACGACGGGCTTAAGAAAAGCATGACCCGGAAACGGACGAAGTAAGCCAGGATAAAAGCAACGACGATCAGGGCGGCGTCCGCGCTCGCTTTGAAGATCATTTCAGCCTTTCGCGCGCCTTAAAGAGGTCGAGGTTGTCGGGGAACCGGAGCGACGCTTCGTTCACCAGCCGGCGGGTGATTTCCAGGCGACCCAGCTGCCGGTCCAGGCTTTCCATTTTCTGCAGCGGGCCGATCAGCGTCGGGTTAACGTAAAAAGCCTTTTCGTACATCTGCGCCGCTGCCAGCCGTTTACCTTCCTGCTCCAGCAATCCCCCCCGCGTTTCGTAGACCTCGGAATAGTAGGGGTCGATCTTCAAGGCAGTTTCCACGTTCTGCCACGCTTTTTCCCGCGCGCCGGGGACTCCCCGCTCCGCCTGCGTCACGTAAACGCGCGCCAGCATGTAGAAATTATCGGCGTTGAACGGGTCGACTTGCGTGCCGTAGAGCAAATATTTGACCGCCTCGTCAAGCTGCCCCATGTTCAGATAGACGATGCTCAGGTGGGAAATGGTCGTCCCTTCGTAGGGCATCAGCGCCAGCGACCGTTTAAAGTCGTCGGCCGCGGCCGGCAGCTGCCGCATCTCCAGGAAGGTCTTGCCCGATTTGAAGTAGATATCGGTCTTGAAAGAAATGAAAGATACGTATATCAAACCGAGCGCGGCCAACAAGACCAGCGCGACCGGCAACCACGGCAGGTCCAGCCAGGCGATCGGCCGGTTATCGGGCGCTTCGTCGCGTCCTACCACCACGACCATCCCCCAGATGACCCAGAAGAGCGACGTGATCGCGACGACGCCGAAACTGAACTGGTTCTGGATCAGGTAAGCCAGGGCAGCCGCCAGCAAACCGGCCATCAGCAGCCGTTCGGGGTCGCTGAGCCGGCCCAGTTTGCGCAGCCCGGTCCCAAAGACCAGGCCGATGATCAGGAGATACAGCGCGAACGAGATCAGGCCTTTGGTCACCGGCACGTCAAAAGTTTCATTATGGCTCCGGTCCTGCTTGACGTGGAACCCTTCTTTGAAGCGGAAAAGATCGGTCTCGTACCGGGGGAACACCATTTTCAGCACTTCCGGCCCGACACCAAAGACCGGATTGTCGGCAATGATGCCGAAAGCGCTCTTCCAGGTCTCGCCGCGCGAACCGGCCGCCCCTTTCAGCTCCAGCTTGCTGGTCACATCGCCCTGACCGGCCGTTTCCTGCTTGGACGAGATCTCGCCGGCGAACCGCTCGAACGGCGAATATTCCGGGCGGAGCATGGTAAAGAGCGAAACCGCCGCGATGACCAGGCCAAGCGCCCCCAGTTCCCGCCAATTGCGGAACAGCCAGCGCCGCCCCGCCACCAGGCAGAACAGGACGCCGCCGGTAAAGAAACCCATATAACCGCCGCGGCTCTGCGTGTAAAGAAGGCAAATATAGATCAAGACCAGCGAAAAACCCCAGAGCAGGTCGAGCAGCAGCGGCTGAAGTTTTTCATGATTGTAAGCGAAGAGGAGCGCGGCGGCCGTGGCCAGGCCGAATCCGCCGTACCAGACCAGGACGTCGCCGGCCTGCAGCGTGAACAGCATGGTCACGAAGACCGTCTGGGCGGCCAGGAAATAGCCGAGCGGCACCAGCTGAGTGGTCCAGTCGCTGTCCGGCAGCGGCTTCTTCTCTTCCAGATAGAGAAAGAGCCCGAGGAAAAACGCCATCAGGATATAAGCGGCCAGGAAGTTCGGCTGGCCGATCGTCCCGATCACCCGCTGCCAGGTGACCACGCCGCCCCACATGTACGGATCGAGCTCCTGCCGCTGGATCACGCCGTAGACCGACATCATCACCGCGGACTGGACGACCGCGATGACCAGCCGTTTGAGCCGCTCCGGCGAACCGGCGAAATTGGTCGTTAAAAAGAACAGCACGCCGAACAGGTACCAGGTGGTCAATCCCTCAAAGCGGCCGTAAAAACCGGTGAAGCTGGTATAAACGTGGATCGAGGTCAGCGTCGCGATCGTCGTGGTCAGGAGAAAAGTCACGACCGGCCAGTCGAGCGGCGTGCGGACGAAGCGGTGCTCTTTCAGGACCAGCAGTTTGATCGACCAGAGACCGAGCGCGATCGTCACGAACACCCGGAGCCAGGCGACCTTCGTGCCGGAAAAAACAATGCCCAACCGCCGGTCAAAGATCACCGGGACCAGGAAAACGATGACCAGCAGGGCGATCTCGATCAGCTGGTCAAAACTGACGCCGGCAAAAGGCTGTTTAACTTTGGCGGAATTTTTCTTCATATTTTTCCTTGAGCAACCCGGCGATCTTCCGCTGGAAGACCGCTTTGCTGAAGCCCAGGGCGTGTTCCCTGAGCCGTTTCTTGTCAAAATTCAGGAAGCGGAACCGCTGCAGCGCTTCACCAAGCGCCCGGGGCGTTTGCGGAGAAAAGAACAACCCCGTTTCCCCCTCGACTACCGTCTCCAGCGCTCCGCCCGCCCGCAACGCGATCACCGGCCGTCCCGCAGCCATCGCTTCCAGCGGCGCGATCCCGAAATCCTCTTCGCCGGTAAAGACCAGCGCCCGGCAGCCGGCCAGCTGCTCGGCGACCGCGAAATCGGACAGGCGGCCGAGGAACCGCGTGTTCGGCCCGGCGCGGCGCTCCAGCGCCCGGCGGGCCGGCCCGTCGCCAATGATCCGCAGCGGCATGTCCGCTGCGCGAAAGGCGTCGAGCGCGACGTCGAGCCGTTTGTAGGCGCTGAGCCGGGAAATGATCAGAAAATAATCGCCGTCGCTTATGCCCGGCCGGAAAAAATCGGTCTCGACCGGCGGATTTATTATAACAGATTCGCGTCCGTAAATCTTGCGGATCCGGCCGGCCACGGTCGCCGAATTGGCGATGAACTGGTCGACGCCAGCGCTGTTCTTCAGGTCCCACTCCTTGAGCGGCTCCAGCAGGAACGGCAGCCATTGTTTGACCAGCTCCGGCAGCTCTTCCCGCCGGACATAGTCGTCGTAGCGCCAGACAAAGCGCATCGGCGTGTGGCAGTAGCAAATATGTAACTGGCCGGGCTGCTTTTTCACCCCTTTGGCGTAGGCGGAGCTCGAAGAGAGGATCACGTCATAGCCGGAGAGGTCGAACTGTTCGAAGGCCAGCGGGTATAAAAGAAAATACGACTTGAACCAGCGGCCGGCCAAAGGGAGGTGCTGCATCCAGGAAGTCCTGATATCCATCCGGCGGAAACTTTCCGGCAGTTTATTCGCGTCGTAGATCGAGGTGTAGATCGGCGCTGCCGGGTAAAGCTCGTGCAAGGCGGTGATCACCCGCTCCGCCCCGCCGAACTGGGTCAGGAAGTCGTGGACGATCGCGAGCTTCATCGGATCCGGCCCTTTTCCGTCAAATAGGCTTTGAGCGCGTCCGGCCACGGCCGCAGCTCGCTCAAGCCCGCCGCCTGTAACTTAACGCTCGCCAGCACGGAGTTCGCCGGCCTGTTCGCCTTAGCTCCCAGCTCCTGCCGGCCGATCCGCTCGGGTGCCAG includes:
- a CDS encoding glycosyltransferase, producing the protein MKLAIVHDFLTQFGGAERVITALHELYPAAPIYTSIYDANKLPESFRRMDIRTSWMQHLPLAGRWFKSYFLLYPLAFEQFDLSGYDVILSSSSAYAKGVKKQPGQLHICYCHTPMRFVWRYDDYVRREELPELVKQWLPFLLEPLKEWDLKNSAGVDQFIANSATVAGRIRKIYGRESVIINPPVETDFFRPGISDGDYFLIISRLSAYKRLDVALDAFRAADMPLRIIGDGPARRALERRAGPNTRFLGRLSDFAVAEQLAGCRALVFTGEEDFGIAPLEAMAAGRPVIALRAGGALETVVEGETGLFFSPQTPRALGEALQRFRFLNFDKKRLREHALGFSKAVFQRKIAGLLKEKYEEKFRQS
- a CDS encoding O-antigen ligase family protein, encoding MKKNSAKVKQPFAGVSFDQLIEIALLVIVFLVPVIFDRRLGIVFSGTKVAWLRVFVTIALGLWSIKLLVLKEHRFVRTPLDWPVVTFLLTTTIATLTSIHVYTSFTGFYGRFEGLTTWYLFGVLFFLTTNFAGSPERLKRLVIAVVQSAVMMSVYGVIQRQELDPYMWGGVVTWQRVIGTIGQPNFLAAYILMAFFLGLFLYLEEKKPLPDSDWTTQLVPLGYFLAAQTVFVTMLFTLQAGDVLVWYGGFGLATAAALLFAYNHEKLQPLLLDLLWGFSLVLIYICLLYTQSRGGYMGFFTGGVLFCLVAGRRWLFRNWRELGALGLVIAAVSLFTMLRPEYSPFERFAGEISSKQETAGQGDVTSKLELKGAAGSRGETWKSAFGIIADNPVFGVGPEVLKMVFPRYETDLFRFKEGFHVKQDRSHNETFDVPVTKGLISFALYLLIIGLVFGTGLRKLGRLSDPERLLMAGLLAAALAYLIQNQFSFGVVAITSLFWVIWGMVVVVGRDEAPDNRPIAWLDLPWLPVALVLLAALGLIYVSFISFKTDIYFKSGKTFLEMRQLPAAADDFKRSLALMPYEGTTISHLSIVYLNMGQLDEAVKYLLYGTQVDPFNADNFYMLARVYVTQAERGVPGAREKAWQNVETALKIDPYYSEVYETRGGLLEQEGKRLAAAQMYEKAFYVNPTLIGPLQKMESLDRQLGRLEITRRLVNEASLRFPDNLDLFKARERLK
- a CDS encoding sugar transferase — translated: MIFKASADAALIVVAFILAYFVRFRVMLFLSPSSIPIFERYFNTLVFVVIVWLAINKLIGLYENKKFTALVDEIALLFIGVSVSSLVLVGFLFLYRELWFSRLVVFNAWWIAFLLLALFRVLLVSGVRLLRSAGRGQKNTLVLGAGEMGQTLAAKLLRDRGLGYRVAGFLDDDRQKQGQSYNGVPVLGVLRDARMIIPREKIAEVLIASSKIPAEKVLDIITECERYGCEFKIVPGILELIASRVDVDEIAGVPLLTVSEIRLKGFNAAAKRTMDIICSSLGLIAISPLLLVFAALVKLTSPGPVFFGQERVGLDGQTFPMYKFRSMVRDADKLFPQLEPLSEVAGHIFKMKNDPRVTPLGRFMRRYSIDELPQLLNVLLGQMSLVGPRPPLPREVVKYNPWHLKRLRTRPGITGLWQVSGRSHLPFEDMVRLDIYYIENWSLWQDLKILLRTVPVTLTGNGAF